The Sphingomonas sanxanigenens DSM 19645 = NX02 genome includes a region encoding these proteins:
- the modB gene encoding molybdate ABC transporter permease subunit produces the protein MPTAAEWSILWLSLKVGIAAVLLCLPFAFGLAWLLARRRFPGRTVLDAVVHLPLVLPPVVTGWLLLILFGRNGPVGALLHDWFGIALVFRWTGAAVAAAVMALPLMARAIRLSIEAVDRRLEGAARSLGAGPWDVFASITLPLCRPGIAAALVLGFARSLGEFGATITFASNIPGETQTLPLAIYTALQAPGGEGAVMRLAILSILVSLAALLGSEALARKQRHA, from the coding sequence ATGCCCACCGCGGCCGAATGGTCGATCCTCTGGCTGTCGCTCAAGGTCGGCATCGCCGCCGTGCTGCTCTGCCTGCCCTTCGCCTTCGGGCTGGCCTGGCTGCTGGCGCGGCGGCGGTTTCCGGGGCGGACCGTGCTCGACGCCGTCGTCCATCTGCCGCTGGTGCTGCCGCCGGTGGTAACGGGCTGGCTGCTGCTGATCCTGTTCGGGCGCAACGGGCCGGTGGGGGCGCTGCTGCACGACTGGTTCGGCATCGCCCTGGTCTTCCGCTGGACGGGGGCGGCGGTGGCGGCGGCGGTGATGGCGCTGCCGCTGATGGCGCGGGCGATCCGGCTGTCGATCGAGGCGGTCGACCGGCGGCTGGAGGGCGCGGCGCGGTCGCTGGGGGCGGGGCCGTGGGACGTGTTCGCGAGCATCACCTTGCCGCTGTGCCGGCCCGGCATCGCCGCGGCGCTGGTGCTGGGCTTCGCCCGCTCGCTGGGCGAGTTCGGCGCGACGATCACCTTTGCCTCCAACATTCCCGGCGAGACCCAGACCCTGCCGCTGGCGATCTACACCGCGCTGCAGGCGCCGGGCGGGGAGGGGGCGGTGATGCGGCTCGCCATCCTCTCGATCCTCGTCTCGCTGGCGGCGCTGCTGGGATCAGAGGCGCTCGCCCGGAAGCAGCGCCATGCTTGA
- a CDS encoding ATP-binding cassette domain-containing protein, translating into MLEFDAWKRLGDRRVGARFTAGSGVTALFGPSGAGKTSILNMVAGLLRPDEGRILIDGDTMFAPGVDVPPEARAIGFVFQDALLFPHLTVTENLHYGTARARGRAPIIGFDQTVELLAIGPLLTRYPATLSGGEAKRVAIGRALLSAPRLLLMDEPLASLDAPRRADILAALDRIRAAVHLPILHVSHDRAEVDRFADAVVTIDA; encoded by the coding sequence ATGCTTGAGTTCGACGCCTGGAAGCGGCTGGGCGACCGCCGCGTCGGCGCGCGCTTCACCGCCGGGAGCGGCGTGACCGCGCTGTTCGGGCCGTCGGGCGCGGGCAAGACGAGCATCCTCAACATGGTCGCGGGGCTGCTGAGGCCCGACGAGGGCCGCATCCTGATCGACGGCGACACGATGTTCGCGCCGGGCGTGGACGTGCCGCCGGAGGCGCGCGCGATCGGCTTCGTGTTTCAGGATGCGCTGCTGTTCCCCCACCTCACCGTCACCGAAAACCTGCATTACGGCACCGCGCGGGCGCGCGGGCGGGCGCCGATCATCGGGTTCGACCAGACGGTGGAGCTGCTCGCGATCGGGCCCCTGCTGACGCGCTATCCCGCGACGCTTTCGGGCGGCGAGGCCAAGCGTGTCGCGATCGGCCGCGCGCTGCTCTCGGCGCCGCGGCTGCTGCTGATGGACGAGCCGCTCGCCTCGCTCGACGCGCCGCGCCGCGCGGACATCCTCGCGGCGCTCGACCGCATCCGCGCCGCGGTGCATCTGCCGATCCTCCACGTCAGCCACGACCGCGCCGAGGTGGATCGCTTCGCCGACGCCGTGGTCACCATCGACGCCTGA
- a CDS encoding M48 family metallopeptidase produces MRKSLIALLLSLAPVVGPATAAPLSDDTAIDVLRQLRADDIRLATIADRIARASAAICPVTQPLPGLVVHDLGQYTSGFRDAARSLFGADKGIAIEGIVPGSPAEAAGVQADDRLLAIDDARFDALQGDDDHMPAVRAAIDRAMADGRGRLELERGGRRLAITVDGVPGCVSRVEIRPSEAYNGWADGITAQLSSAMVDFTQDDDELATVIAHEMAHNILRHRVRLNEAGVSRGLFAQVGRNARLTRATEIEADRLGVYLMARAGFDPHAAARFWDRLLRQHGAGILADGTHLGRRKQVALVTGVAHEIDALKAAGKPLMPPLLAGPLPALD; encoded by the coding sequence ATGCGCAAATCCCTGATCGCCCTGCTGCTCTCCCTCGCTCCGGTGGTGGGGCCGGCGACCGCGGCGCCGCTTTCCGACGACACCGCGATCGACGTGCTGCGCCAGTTGCGCGCCGACGATATCCGGCTGGCGACGATCGCCGACCGGATCGCGCGCGCGAGCGCCGCGATCTGCCCGGTGACGCAGCCGCTGCCCGGGCTCGTCGTCCATGATCTCGGCCAATATACCAGCGGCTTCCGCGACGCCGCGCGCAGCCTGTTCGGCGCGGACAAGGGCATCGCGATCGAGGGCATCGTGCCGGGCAGCCCCGCCGAGGCGGCGGGGGTGCAGGCGGACGACCGGCTGCTCGCGATCGACGATGCCCGCTTCGACGCACTGCAGGGCGATGACGACCATATGCCGGCGGTGCGCGCCGCGATCGATCGCGCGATGGCGGACGGCCGCGGCCGGCTCGAGCTGGAACGCGGCGGCCGGCGCCTTGCCATCACGGTGGACGGCGTTCCGGGCTGCGTGTCGCGCGTCGAGATCCGCCCGTCCGAAGCCTATAATGGCTGGGCGGACGGCATAACGGCGCAGCTCAGCTCGGCGATGGTCGACTTCACCCAGGACGACGACGAACTCGCGACGGTGATCGCGCACGAGATGGCGCACAACATCCTGCGCCACCGCGTGCGGCTGAACGAGGCGGGCGTTTCGCGGGGGCTGTTCGCGCAGGTCGGCCGCAACGCCCGGCTGACCCGCGCGACCGAGATCGAGGCGGATCGCCTCGGCGTCTACCTGATGGCGCGGGCGGGCTTCGATCCGCACGCCGCCGCGCGCTTCTGGGACCGGCTGCTGCGGCAGCATGGCGCCGGCATTCTCGCCGACGGCACCCACCTCGGCCGCCGCAAGCAGGTCGCGCTGGTGACGGGCGTCGCGCACGAGATCGATGCGCTCAAGGCGGCGGGCAAGCCGCTGATGCCGCCGCTGCTGGCGGGGCCGCTGCCGGCGCTCGATTGA
- the msrA gene encoding peptide-methionine (S)-S-oxide reductase MsrA produces the protein MAEEIATLAGGCFWCVEAVFDDVIGVTSVESGYIGGSLENPTYKQVCNGDTGHAEAVRIRFDPDVIGYDDLLDIFFHIHDPTQLNRQGDDVGTQYRSAIFPNSEAQHVAAEAARTRAAADWPDPIVTTIEHPNTWYEAEDYHQDYFARVGDQNPYCMAVVAPKLRKFRKSYAARLKDGVVAA, from the coding sequence ATGGCGGAAGAAATCGCAACGCTCGCCGGCGGCTGCTTCTGGTGCGTCGAGGCGGTGTTCGACGATGTGATCGGCGTGACGTCGGTCGAGAGCGGCTATATCGGCGGCTCGCTCGAGAACCCCACCTACAAGCAGGTCTGCAACGGGGACACCGGCCACGCCGAGGCGGTGCGCATCCGCTTCGATCCGGACGTGATCGGCTATGACGACCTGCTCGACATCTTCTTCCACATCCATGATCCGACGCAGCTCAACCGTCAGGGCGATGATGTCGGCACCCAGTACCGATCGGCGATCTTTCCCAATTCGGAAGCGCAGCATGTCGCCGCCGAGGCGGCCAGGACGCGCGCCGCGGCGGACTGGCCCGATCCGATCGTCACCACCATCGAACATCCGAACACCTGGTACGAGGCGGAGGATTATCATCAGGACTATTTCGCGCGGGTCGGGGACCAGAACCCCTATTGCATGGCGGTGGTGGCGCCCAAGCTGCGCAAGTTCCGCAAGAGCTATGCGGCGCGGCTGAAGGACGGCGTCGTCGCGGCCTGA
- the galU gene encoding UTP--glucose-1-phosphate uridylyltransferase GalU has product MKRIRKAVFPVAGLGTRFLPATKAVPKEMLPVVDRPLIQYAVDEAFEAGIEQLIFVNGRNKSSIEDYFDLAFEVEQTLSSRGKSLAALEGTRPKPGSIVSVRQQEPLGLGHAVWCARDIVGDEPFAVLLADDLMVGQPGCLKQMVEAYEKVGGNIICAQEVRDDQAHMYGVITPGARDGALTEVKGLVEKPAPGTAPSNLAVIGRYILQPEVMRILEGQGKGAGGEIQLTDAMASMIGNQPFHGLTFAGTRYDCGDKAGFIHANMALAAAREDIGATIREIGKQVFAV; this is encoded by the coding sequence ATGAAGCGCATTCGCAAGGCGGTGTTCCCGGTGGCAGGGCTGGGAACTCGCTTTCTTCCGGCGACCAAGGCCGTGCCGAAGGAAATGCTGCCCGTCGTCGATCGTCCGCTGATCCAATATGCGGTCGACGAGGCGTTCGAGGCCGGCATCGAGCAGCTGATCTTCGTGAATGGCCGCAACAAGTCGTCGATCGAGGATTATTTCGACCTCGCGTTCGAGGTGGAACAGACGCTGTCGTCGCGCGGCAAGTCGCTCGCCGCGCTCGAGGGCACGCGCCCCAAGCCGGGCTCGATCGTTTCGGTGCGCCAGCAGGAGCCGCTGGGACTCGGCCATGCGGTGTGGTGCGCGCGCGACATCGTCGGTGACGAGCCGTTCGCCGTGCTGCTCGCGGACGACCTGATGGTCGGCCAGCCGGGCTGCCTCAAGCAGATGGTCGAGGCCTATGAGAAGGTCGGCGGCAACATCATCTGCGCGCAGGAAGTGCGCGACGACCAGGCGCATATGTATGGCGTGATCACGCCGGGCGCGCGCGACGGTGCGCTGACCGAGGTGAAGGGGCTCGTCGAAAAGCCCGCGCCGGGCACCGCGCCCTCCAACCTCGCGGTGATCGGCCGCTACATCCTGCAGCCCGAGGTAATGCGCATCCTCGAAGGGCAGGGGAAGGGCGCCGGCGGCGAGATCCAGCTGACCGACGCGATGGCGTCGATGATCGGCAACCAGCCCTTCCACGGCCTGACCTTCGCCGGCACCCGCTATGACTGCGGCGACAAGGCCGGCTTCATCCACGCCAACATGGCGCTTGCCGCCGCGCGCGAAGACATCGGCGCAACGATCCGCGAGATCGGCAAGCAGGTGTTCGCGGTCTGA
- the grxD gene encoding Grx4 family monothiol glutaredoxin, translating to MTEDTQARIDALVKGNDVMLFMKGTPLFPQCGFSSRAIAILDHLGVTYETVDVLQDQGVRQGIKQYSDWPTIPQLYVKGEFVGGSDIMMEMYEAGELQQLLTDQGVAKAG from the coding sequence ATGACCGAAGACACGCAAGCCCGCATCGATGCGCTGGTGAAGGGCAACGACGTGATGCTCTTCATGAAGGGCACCCCCCTGTTTCCGCAGTGCGGCTTTTCCAGCCGCGCGATCGCCATCCTCGACCATCTCGGCGTGACCTATGAGACCGTCGACGTGCTGCAGGACCAGGGCGTTCGCCAGGGCATCAAGCAATATTCGGATTGGCCGACGATCCCCCAGCTCTATGTGAAGGGCGAATTCGTCGGCGGCTCGGACATCATGATGGAGATGTACGAGGCCGGCGAACTCCAGCAGCTGCTGACCGACCAGGGCGTCGCCAAGGCGGGCTGA
- a CDS encoding BolA/IbaG family iron-sulfur metabolism protein yields MAMAAHEIEAMIVAAIPDAHVEITDLAGDGDHYAARVVSESFRGVPRVRQHQAVYAALGGRMGGVLHALQLTTAAPDKEL; encoded by the coding sequence ATGGCGATGGCGGCCCATGAGATCGAAGCGATGATCGTCGCCGCGATCCCGGACGCGCATGTCGAGATCACCGACCTCGCCGGCGACGGCGATCATTATGCGGCGCGGGTGGTGAGCGAGAGCTTTCGCGGCGTTCCGCGCGTGCGGCAGCATCAGGCGGTCTATGCCGCGCTGGGCGGCCGGATGGGCGGCGTGCTGCACGCGCTGCAGCTCACCACCGCCGCGCCCGACAAGGAGCTTTGA
- a CDS encoding DUF1476 domain-containing protein translates to MTTFDERERAFEARFVMDQDLQFRITARRNRLLGQWAAVQMKLTPEETDAYAKAVVQADFEEAGDEDVVRKLLGDLTAAGVEVDDATVRQALSDKTAEARRQFMEAQ, encoded by the coding sequence ATGACCACTTTCGACGAACGCGAACGGGCCTTCGAAGCCAGGTTCGTTATGGATCAGGATCTCCAGTTCCGGATCACGGCGCGCCGCAACCGCCTGCTCGGGCAGTGGGCCGCGGTGCAGATGAAGCTGACCCCCGAAGAGACCGACGCCTATGCCAAGGCGGTCGTCCAGGCGGATTTCGAGGAAGCGGGCGACGAGGATGTCGTGCGCAAGCTGCTGGGTGACCTGACCGCCGCCGGCGTCGAGGTGGACGATGCGACGGTTCGCCAGGCGCTGTCGGACAAGACCGCCGAGGCGCGCCGCCAGTTCATGGAAGCGCAATAA
- the leuD gene encoding 3-isopropylmalate dehydratase small subunit, whose protein sequence is MKAVDSIEGRAIPFGAKNVDTDVIIPAKWLKTISRAGLGKGAFETVRAEPGNIFDDPEYKGAPILIAGDNFGCGSSREHAAWALADLGIEAVIAPSFSDIFSGNAFKNGLLTVVLPQDAVDRLLEVAKTHPIHIDLDSQTVTTPFQDRFRFEIDAFRKHCLAEGLDEIGLTLALSDRIATYEGQRAAERPWM, encoded by the coding sequence ATGAAGGCCGTGGACAGCATCGAGGGACGGGCGATCCCGTTCGGCGCGAAGAATGTCGATACCGACGTCATCATCCCCGCCAAATGGCTGAAGACGATCAGCCGCGCGGGGCTGGGCAAGGGCGCGTTCGAAACCGTGCGCGCGGAACCGGGCAACATCTTCGACGACCCCGAATATAAGGGCGCCCCGATCCTGATCGCGGGCGACAATTTCGGCTGCGGCTCCAGCCGCGAACATGCCGCCTGGGCGCTCGCCGATCTCGGTATCGAAGCGGTGATCGCGCCGAGCTTCTCCGACATCTTCTCGGGCAACGCGTTCAAGAACGGGCTGCTGACGGTGGTGCTGCCGCAGGACGCGGTCGATCGGCTGCTTGAGGTGGCGAAGACCCACCCGATCCACATCGACCTCGACAGCCAGACGGTGACGACGCCGTTTCAGGATCGCTTCCGCTTCGAGATCGACGCGTTCCGCAAGCATTGCCTGGCGGAGGGGCTGGACGAGATCGGCTTGACCCTGGCGCTTTCCGATCGCATCGCGACCTATGAGGGGCAGCGCGCCGCCGAGAGGCCCTGGATGTAA
- a CDS encoding N-acyl homoserine lactonase family protein produces the protein MKRVMYALIGGAALCGVAAFSASGQSDRSKKEEASTADVQLWRLDCGAVRVNDLNAFSDVHAYPGRSRQLAASCYLIRHGADYMLWDAGIPEKLKGKPTSATDPISQTLTVTLPEQLARIDVKPEQIRLLGISHYHGDHIGQAPAFTSAKLLIGKGDLDTLKAGPQPRIDPAPLARWLTGGGEVEAVAGDKDVFGDGSVVMLSLPGHTPGHHGLLVRLRNKGAVLISGDAAHFNENLVNDGVPAFNTDRAQSLASLARLKGLATNMNATLVLQHEPEDIIKLPVFPASAN, from the coding sequence GTGAAGCGGGTGATGTATGCGTTGATCGGCGGTGCGGCGTTGTGTGGCGTCGCCGCCTTCTCCGCCTCGGGGCAGAGCGACCGGTCGAAGAAGGAAGAGGCGAGCACCGCCGACGTCCAGCTCTGGCGGCTGGATTGCGGCGCGGTGCGCGTCAACGATCTCAACGCATTTTCGGACGTCCACGCCTATCCCGGCCGCTCCCGCCAGCTTGCCGCCAGCTGCTATCTGATCCGCCACGGCGCGGATTACATGCTGTGGGATGCCGGCATTCCGGAAAAGCTGAAGGGCAAGCCGACCAGCGCGACCGACCCGATCAGCCAGACGCTCACCGTCACCCTGCCGGAACAGCTCGCGCGGATCGACGTGAAGCCGGAACAGATCCGCCTGCTCGGCATCAGCCATTATCATGGCGACCATATCGGCCAGGCGCCGGCCTTCACCAGCGCGAAGCTGCTGATCGGCAAGGGCGATCTCGATACGCTCAAGGCCGGCCCCCAGCCCCGCATCGACCCTGCCCCCCTCGCCCGCTGGCTGACCGGCGGCGGCGAGGTCGAGGCCGTGGCGGGCGACAAGGACGTGTTCGGCGACGGCAGCGTGGTGATGCTGTCGCTGCCCGGCCATACGCCGGGGCATCACGGCCTGCTGGTGCGGCTGCGCAACAAGGGCGCGGTGCTGATCTCGGGCGATGCCGCCCATTTCAACGAGAACCTCGTCAATGACGGGGTGCCGGCGTTCAACACCGATCGCGCCCAGTCGCTCGCCTCGCTGGCGCGGCTCAAGGGGCTGGCGACCAACATGAACGCCACGCTCGTGCTCCAGCACGAGCCCGAGGACATCATCAAGCTGCCGGTGTTCCCGGCATCGGCGAACTGA
- the leuC gene encoding 3-isopropylmalate dehydratase large subunit, with the protein MAQPRTLYEKIWDAHVVDRRDDGTCLLYIDRHLVHEVTSPQAFESLRVAGRKVRRTDLTLAVPDHNLPTTARLDAEGRRIPIADPESAAQLAALERNTAEFGIRCFGATDVEQGIVHVVGPEQGFTLPGTTLVCGDSHTAAHGALGALAFGIGTSEVEHVLATQTLQLKQSKTMEIRVDGALGFAVSPKDVVLAIIGRIGAAGGTGYVIEYTGSVIRDMSVEGRLTVSNMSIEGGARAGLIAPDDKTFAYIKGRPMAPAGEHWEKAVAWWKTLPTDPGARYDSVVTLQASDIAPNVTWGTSPEDVVPITGVVPDPMSFADPSKQAAAKKSLDYMGLVPGTRLQDVAVENIFIGSCTNSRIEDLRAAAAVLDGRRIADGVHQALVVPGSGLVKKQAEAEGLDRIFVAAGFEWREPGCSACLGMNPDKVPAGERCASTSNRNFVGRQGPGARTHLLSPAMAAAAAVTGRLTDVRELVGE; encoded by the coding sequence ATGGCACAACCGCGCACCCTCTACGAGAAGATCTGGGATGCCCATGTCGTCGACCGCCGCGACGACGGGACCTGCCTGCTCTATATCGACCGTCACCTCGTCCACGAAGTCACCAGCCCGCAGGCGTTCGAGAGCCTTCGCGTCGCCGGCCGCAAGGTCCGCCGCACCGATCTCACCCTCGCGGTGCCCGACCACAACCTTCCGACCACCGCGCGGCTCGATGCCGAGGGGCGGCGGATCCCGATCGCCGATCCCGAAAGCGCGGCGCAGCTCGCGGCGCTCGAACGCAACACCGCCGAGTTCGGCATCCGCTGTTTCGGTGCGACCGACGTCGAACAGGGCATCGTCCATGTCGTCGGCCCGGAACAGGGCTTCACCTTGCCCGGCACCACGCTGGTGTGCGGAGACAGCCACACCGCCGCGCACGGCGCGCTCGGCGCGCTGGCGTTCGGCATCGGCACCTCCGAGGTCGAGCATGTGCTGGCGACGCAGACCTTGCAGCTCAAGCAGTCGAAGACGATGGAGATCCGCGTCGACGGCGCGTTGGGCTTCGCGGTCAGCCCCAAGGATGTCGTGCTCGCGATCATCGGCAGGATCGGCGCCGCGGGCGGCACCGGCTATGTCATCGAATATACCGGCTCGGTGATCCGCGACATGTCGGTCGAGGGGCGGCTGACCGTTTCCAACATGTCGATCGAGGGCGGTGCGCGCGCCGGCCTGATCGCGCCCGACGACAAGACCTTCGCCTATATCAAGGGCCGGCCGATGGCGCCGGCGGGCGAGCATTGGGAAAAGGCGGTGGCGTGGTGGAAGACGCTGCCGACCGATCCCGGCGCGCGCTACGACAGCGTCGTCACGCTTCAGGCAAGCGACATCGCCCCCAACGTCACCTGGGGCACCAGCCCCGAGGATGTCGTGCCGATCACCGGCGTCGTCCCCGATCCGATGAGCTTCGCCGACCCGTCCAAGCAGGCGGCGGCGAAGAAGTCGCTGGACTATATGGGGCTGGTGCCGGGCACCCGGCTGCAGGACGTGGCGGTGGAGAACATCTTCATCGGCAGCTGCACCAACAGCCGCATCGAGGATCTGCGCGCCGCCGCCGCCGTGCTCGACGGTCGCCGCATCGCCGATGGCGTCCACCAGGCGCTGGTGGTGCCGGGCTCGGGGCTCGTCAAGAAGCAGGCCGAGGCCGAAGGGCTCGATCGCATCTTCGTGGCCGCGGGCTTCGAATGGCGCGAGCCGGGCTGCTCGGCGTGCCTCGGCATGAATCCGGACAAGGTGCCGGCGGGAGAACGCTGCGCATCGACGTCCAATCGCAATTTCGTCGGCCGGCAGGGTCCGGGTGCGCGCACCCACCTGCTCTCGCCGGCGATGGCGGCCGCGGCCGCGGTAACGGGCCGGCTTACCGACGTTCGGGAGCTTGTGGGGGAGTAA
- a CDS encoding serine hydrolase domain-containing protein, giving the protein MSKKITKSAKNPVHRWIVAGGGALAIALTASAYSFADADAAAQAQPGLTSGYAGSVPAVMRRGGPSLIDYARLDRRLQQVVATPGMVGMAVAIVENGELRFVKGYGVTQYGTHDPVTTRTVFRWASLSKGVAATTVASLAADGKISLNAPISRYSSSLKLPGGAENRLTVTDLLAQRLGIVRNAYDGKLEAGQDPRVLRTQLATAPMQCAAGGCYSYQNIAYDAASEMVERVTGRRYEDVVRERIFLPLGMTSATISRQGLQSAPSWARSHVGTRVMPVVDSYYRVPAAGGVNSSIIDMGRWMQAQMGVASGVVSPGLLKTIHAPLTVTGRARGFGIEDRAISGVTYGMGFREYAYAGHQLVGHRGAVRGYRSLMVFDPVQRTGVAILWNSQSTKPVGLQLEVLDMLYGLPTRDWLKVDLPGTGNARTLVSATADTAE; this is encoded by the coding sequence TTGAGCAAGAAAATCACGAAATCCGCGAAGAATCCGGTGCATCGCTGGATCGTTGCCGGTGGCGGTGCGCTCGCCATCGCGCTGACGGCGTCCGCCTACAGCTTCGCGGACGCCGATGCGGCGGCACAGGCGCAGCCCGGCCTGACCTCCGGCTATGCCGGATCGGTGCCGGCGGTGATGCGCCGCGGCGGGCCGAGCCTGATCGACTATGCGCGGCTCGATCGCCGGCTGCAGCAGGTCGTGGCGACGCCGGGCATGGTCGGCATGGCCGTCGCCATCGTCGAGAATGGCGAGCTGCGCTTCGTGAAGGGCTATGGCGTCACCCAATATGGCACCCATGATCCGGTGACGACGCGCACCGTGTTCCGCTGGGCCTCGCTGTCGAAGGGCGTCGCCGCGACCACCGTCGCCTCGCTCGCCGCCGACGGCAAGATTTCGCTGAATGCGCCGATCTCGCGCTATTCCTCCTCGCTCAAGCTGCCGGGCGGTGCCGAGAACCGGCTGACCGTCACCGATCTTCTCGCGCAGCGCCTCGGCATCGTCCGCAACGCCTATGACGGCAAGCTGGAAGCCGGGCAGGATCCGCGCGTGCTGCGCACCCAACTCGCCACCGCGCCGATGCAGTGCGCCGCGGGCGGCTGCTACAGCTACCAGAACATCGCCTATGATGCGGCGTCGGAAATGGTCGAGCGGGTCACCGGCCGGCGCTACGAGGATGTCGTGCGCGAACGCATCTTCCTGCCGCTCGGCATGACCAGCGCCACGATCAGCCGTCAGGGTCTGCAGTCGGCACCCAGCTGGGCGCGCTCGCACGTCGGCACCCGGGTGATGCCGGTGGTCGACAGCTATTATCGCGTGCCCGCGGCGGGCGGCGTCAACAGCTCGATCATCGACATGGGCCGCTGGATGCAGGCGCAGATGGGCGTCGCCAGCGGCGTCGTCTCCCCCGGCCTGCTCAAGACGATCCACGCGCCGCTTACCGTCACCGGCCGCGCGCGCGGCTTCGGCATCGAGGACCGCGCGATCTCTGGCGTCACCTACGGCATGGGCTTCCGCGAATATGCCTATGCGGGCCACCAGCTGGTCGGCCATCGCGGCGCGGTGCGCGGCTATCGCTCGCTGATGGTGTTCGATCCGGTGCAGCGCACCGGCGTCGCCATCCTGTGGAATTCGCAGAGCACCAAGCCCGTGGGGCTGCAGCTGGAGGTGCTCGACATGCTCTATGGCCTGCCGACGCGCGATTGGCTGAAGGTCGATCTGCCCGGCACGGGCAACGCCCGCACGCTGGTTTCGGCCACCGCCGACACCGCCGAGTGA
- a CDS encoding HlyD family type I secretion periplasmic adaptor subunit produces the protein MSETHIDDLAMRIRPRTVSNLMLWGIFGFFVLFVIWAAIAELDRTVRGQGRVIPSSQLQLVSNLEGGVVERILVRTGQLVKRGDALLRLSPIQSAAELGSGQATTYALFAKIARLEAEIAGRAPVFPSAPDEQSRAQVEIERALYRSRMGDLSSLQAAAAARVSQSRNALAEARSAEAARISARDSARLQLDAIRPLVERGIEPRVSLIQAESQAAVAASEAAGAASAVSRAQAAIGEAEATMRRATQDWRAQAGGELAAARAELDARRSTLPALADRQSRTVLRAPLDGRVNRVLVSTVGGSVAPGAPVIELVPSENTLLVEAQVQPKDIASVKIGQRAKVDITAYDPAIYGSLEGNVVAISPDSVLDERNGETHYLVRVRTNAAGIRRNGKMLPIGPGMTATVNLLGEKRTVLNYLLTPITRIRDQAFRE, from the coding sequence ATGTCTGAGACGCATATCGACGATCTGGCGATGAGGATCCGCCCGCGCACGGTATCGAACCTGATGCTGTGGGGCATTTTCGGCTTTTTCGTGCTGTTCGTGATCTGGGCGGCGATCGCCGAGCTCGATCGCACGGTGCGCGGCCAGGGCCGCGTGATCCCGAGCTCGCAGCTCCAGCTCGTCTCCAACCTCGAAGGCGGCGTGGTCGAACGGATCCTGGTCCGCACCGGCCAGCTGGTGAAGCGCGGCGACGCGCTGTTGCGGCTGAGCCCGATCCAGAGCGCCGCCGAACTCGGCAGCGGCCAGGCGACCACCTATGCGCTGTTTGCGAAGATCGCGCGGCTCGAAGCCGAAATCGCCGGCCGCGCGCCCGTCTTCCCCAGCGCGCCGGACGAACAGAGCCGCGCGCAGGTGGAGATCGAGCGCGCGCTCTATCGGTCGCGCATGGGCGATCTTTCCAGCCTCCAGGCCGCCGCCGCGGCGCGCGTCTCCCAGTCGCGCAACGCGCTCGCCGAGGCACGCTCGGCCGAAGCCGCGCGGATCTCCGCACGCGATTCGGCGCGGCTGCAGCTCGATGCGATCCGTCCGCTCGTCGAACGCGGCATCGAACCGCGCGTGTCGCTGATCCAGGCGGAAAGCCAGGCGGCGGTTGCGGCGAGCGAGGCCGCCGGCGCCGCCTCCGCGGTCTCGCGCGCGCAGGCTGCGATCGGCGAGGCCGAGGCGACGATGCGCCGCGCCACGCAGGATTGGCGCGCCCAGGCCGGCGGCGAACTCGCCGCCGCGCGCGCGGAACTCGATGCCCGGCGCAGCACATTGCCCGCATTGGCCGATCGCCAGAGCCGCACCGTGCTGCGCGCGCCGCTCGACGGCCGCGTCAACCGCGTGCTCGTCAGCACCGTCGGCGGCTCGGTCGCCCCCGGCGCGCCGGTGATCGAACTGGTGCCCAGCGAAAACACGCTGCTGGTCGAGGCGCAGGTCCAGCCCAAGGACATCGCGTCGGTGAAGATCGGCCAGCGCGCCAAGGTCGACATCACCGCCTATGATCCGGCGATCTACGGCTCGCTGGAGGGCAATGTCGTCGCGATCTCGCCTGACTCGGTGCTGGACGAGCGCAATGGCGAGACCCATTATCTCGTCCGCGTGCGCACCAATGCGGCGGGCATCCGCCGCAACGGCAAGATGCTGCCGATCGGCCCGGGCATGACCGCCACCGTCAACCTGCTGGGCGAGAAGCGCACCGTGCTCAACTATCTGCTGACCCCGATCACCCGCATCCGCGACCAGGCGTTCCGCGAGTAG